GCTCCGAATGCCTTTAGGTCCCATGGAAAAGGAATATCGAATTTACAACGCGACAAATCGTGTAGATCTAATATGTAGACTTAATTGGACCTCATATCCGCATGGCTTGCTTCGGCTCGGACATATAACACTTCTTCCAGATGCTTTCGATGCTGGTAGCCTGTGGTACGCCACCCATAATGGTGGGCCAGCCTTGGAGAAATTTTATCTAGACGGGCCAGATTTCAACCAACGTCGACCTGTCTCATTCGGAGTATCTGCAACGACCGCGGTAGGAATGACCGAGAATATCATGTTAATTGGTGACAATAAATATCATTTAAAAATCGGCATTAAGAGAGAGGACTTAGCAGTAGTTCCGATGATTATTTGGCAAAAACATAGCGAGAGTTTTCTTATGCAAGTTAATTTCTCGGCGGGCGAGCTCGACGACACGAGGCACGGAAAGACAGCAGAGAAATCAAACCAACCATTAATATTTCATATGAGTCTGGAAATTTCGACTATGGATATGACAGAAAAATGAGCTCCGTCCTTCTGGTCTCAGGCGCAGCTGGTTTTATCGGCAGCTTTTTTGTGGAAGTGGCTATCGCTGCCGGCTATCGCGTTATCATACTAGATAGCCTTACCTATGCTGGCAAACTCGAAAATCTGGAGGCAGTTCTCGCGTCCACCCAAGCAGAGTTAGTAATCGGCAATATTTGCAATGGCGAGCTGGTGACAAGGCTTTTGACCACCAACAATATAGATGCCCTCATTAATTTCGCTGCCGAATCCCATGTAGATCGCTCCATTGAAAACTCCGCTCAGTTCATCCAAACCAACATCATCGGTACCTATACCCTCTTAGAAGCTGCTCTTACTCATTTCCAAAGCAATCCCAACTTCCGCTTCATCCAAATATCTACCGACGAAGTCTACGGCGAACTGGGCCCAACTGGTAAATTTAACGAAGAAACCCCCGAAAGGCCAAACTCGCCCTACTCCGCCTCGAAAGCCGCAGGCGATATGCTCGCGAACGCGTGGTTCCACACCTATGGCCTGCCAGTTATCACCACGCATTGCTCCAATAACTACGGCCCAAGGCAGGACTCCGAAAAGCTTATACCGCATTTGGTACGCTGCGCCCTGGAAGGTAAGAATCTACCTGTCTATGGCGATGGCACGCATGTGCGAGATTGGATTCATGTAGAAGACCATTGCGATGGGATTATGTTGGCTTTGGAAAAAGGCGCTCCTGGCCAAAACTATTGCTTCGGCGGCGATGCTGAACGAACCAGCCTACAAATTGCGGAGTTTGTCTGTGATACCATGGGCGTCGATAAGAGCCGCATTGAGTTCATTGCCGACCGCCGGGGGCATGATAGACGTTATGCCATTGATGATTCCAAAGCTCAGCGTGAACTAGGGTTTAAACGCAAGCACGAGTTCGAGCAAAGCCTAAAAGAAACCATCCACTGGTATGTAGAGCAATACAATTCGGTCCTTGTGCCTTAACAGCAAACTGCAGCTTAATTCTAGCTTTGCAGTACACCAATCAAACTGCTTCCTACAGGAATTTTGAGGCCTCGGTTGATAAATAATAATTCTGCGGCATTGATACCGTTGAGCACTCTCTGCGCAATTAAACCTGCCTGATGATTTTCTGACTCGGACCGAGTGACCTCAATAACAGGGCGTCTTCTACCAAAATGGTAGGGCATAGATCTCAAAAGAAATAGTGGCAAAATAGCATAAGAAAAAAAGTAGCTGGACCAAAGCCAATTAAATCCAGCTTGTTTTGCTAACTTCTTCATGGTCTTAGTCGTGTGGCGCCTGAAATGGCCAGCCGCCGAGTCAACATCAGACCAAAGGAATTGATAAGCAGGCACTGTGAAGTAAACATATGCGCCACGGGGAATGTGGTTTCTTAACTGAGTCATGAATTGGACGTCATCGTCAACATGCTCGATCACATCAAACAATCCGATGCCACCAACTCGGTTCGCAGAAAAATCAAAGTTCTGAAAAAACATATTATACACATTTGAAATGCCCCGGCTCCGGGCATTGAGGCAGCCCTGATATCCTGGCTCGATTAAAAATGAATCTCGCTCTGGGAAGGACCTGGCTATCTGTTGGAGTTGGTAGCCATTTCCGCCACCAATGTCGGCAAAACCATTTTCAAAGGGAAATTGCCTAATCACGCTTGAAATGACCTCATTTCGATGCCGAAACCAAAAGCTTAGGTCCTCTATTTTCAGACATTCGTCATTGCTACTATCCGGATATGAAATGCTAAGATCTTCCTTTCCCACCCACACGCCATTTTTATCAAGCTGCAACATAAGCTTTAAACTAACCTTAAATCGCCGGTTAAATCAGCAATAATTTTGTCAAATAGTTGGCGTATTCGTTTTTAGGGCCTAACTCTTCGGCGCGTTTGAGAATGTCTTCATCCGTCAGCCAGCCTCTTCGCCAGGCGATTTCTTCCAGGCAGGCCATCTTGAATGCTTGTCTGCGCTCTAAAGTTGCTACGAAGTTGCTGGCATCCAACAGGCTGTCATGCGTGCCAGAATCCAGCCAAGCGAAGCCTCTGCCTAGCATTTCTACATAGAGTTCGTTTTGTTGTAGATAGACGCGGTTTAGATCGCTGATTTCCAGTTCGCCTCTGGGTGAGGCTTTTAGGCTGCGCGCTATTTGAACCACTTGTGAGTCGTAAAAATACAAGCCTGTCACAGCCAAATCGGATTTGGGTTGTGCAGGCTTTTCTTCTATAGAAATCGCTTTGCCGGCTTTATCCAGCTGCACGACGCCGAACGCGGTGGGATTGTTGACTTGATAGGCAAAGACGGTGGCGCCTTTGGTCCGGTTTCTGGCGCGTTTAAGATGGTCGGATATGCCTTGGCCGAAGAATATATTGTCGCCTAGGATCAAACTCACGCTGTCTTGGCCAATAAACTCGGCGCCGATTAAGAAGGCTTGAGCAATGCCTTCGGGGCGGTCTTGCGTTGCGTAGGTGATATTTAGGCCTACGTGAGCCCCTGAGCCTAATAACTGTTGGTACGAGGGCAAATCACGTTCCGTTGAGATAATCAGAATATCTCGGATATCCGCCAGCATTAAGACTGACAGCGGATAGTAAATCATGGGTTTGTCGTAAACAGGCAACAAATGTTTTGAGATCACCTGGGTGAGTGGATGCAGCCTGGTTCCCTGCCCGCCTGCTAAGATGATGCCTTTCCAACCCATGAGATATTTTAGTATATAAGTTAAATGTTAATCAAGATGATGCCGATTAATATTAGGAAAAGGCCGGCCAGGCCGAACAGACTAATTTTTTCCGCTAGAAAATACCAGCTGACAAAGGTGATACCGCCGATGACGAAGGCTGCTGAAAATGGTTGAGCGAAGCTTAAGGGGATTTTTTGCAGACACCAGTAATAAACGATATAGGATACACCAAGCAGGCTGATGCTGCTAAAGACCATGGGGGAAAAGAAGCTCTGCCCTTTTAAGCTCGCGCATTTCATGACGTAGCTTCCACCTAAACTGAGTATGTTAGAAAGTAAAAGCGCGCCAAAATACGGATCCATGAGTAATTATTAACATAAGATGGCACCTCGATTCTTTCTACTGTCTGCAATTTTTCTCTGGGCAACGGCCTTTGTGGGCATCAGAGTTGCGTTGACGGATTTTTCTCCGGGCGCCCTTGCTCTATTTCGCTTTTTGGTTGCGGGTATTTGCCTGGTGCCGCCTTATTTGCGGGTTAAGAACAAATCTCGCATCGGGCTGCGGGAGTTGGGTTTGTTGGTTTTAATCGGGCCAATTGGCATGGGCTGTTACAGCGTTCTGCTCAATCAAAGTGAACTACAAATAACTGCAGGGATTGCTAGTCTGGTGGTCTCGTTGACGCCGGTTCTCTCGAGTTTAATGGCTATCACTTGGCTTAAAGAAAAACCTTCCACAGGTATGTTTTTGGGAATCTTACTGAGCTGTCTAGGTCTACTGCTTATCGCTTTTGAAAATATCACAGACTTCGAATATAACTGGGCCATTTTCTTGGTTGTCCTGGCTGTGGTTTGTGGGGCAATTCAGTCGGTTTCCCAAAAGGTGCTGCTGAAGAACTGGACGGCACTGGAGCTGGTGAGTTTTGCGATGTGGTTAACGTTGTTGGCACTTACGCCTTATACGTTGGACCTTGTGCACGAGATTCACACGGCTTCTTATTTTACAATTATTGCGTGTATCTATTTAGGGATCGTGCCAGCTTTTTTAGCGCAGTGGCTTTGGAGTCATGGGTTGTCTAAAGTGCCGTTGATACATGCCAATAGTTACTTGTTCACCATGCCGTTAATCACTGCGCTGATTGGTTGGTTGGCTTTGGGTGAAAAGCCTGGGCTATTTGGGGTACTTGGGGGCCTAGTGGCGCTTTTGGGTGCTTTTGTTAGCGTTCGTCAACGGTCAATGCCCAGAGAAGATCTTGAGTATATTGACTCCCCGGGTTAGCGGCGAAGGCTTTCCGAGCATGCTTCCTGGCGGTTGGTAAATCGCCGAGTCGCCAGCGTATCTGAGCTAAAGTCGCGTGCGCTTCGGAGAAATTAGGTGAGAAAGTGAGCGCTTTTTGCAGGACGGACTCCGCTTCTTTAAAGCGCTTGCTTGAGAAATAACAACGGCCGAGATTCGATAGAAACTGTGCGTCATCTGGCGACAGAGCCACGGCTTTTTCTAGAGCGATGATGGCGACATCTTGATGACCGCATTCCAGGTGGGCGATACCCAGTCCGTTGGCGATGTCTGGGTCGTCGGGCAAGAGCCGCATCGCTTTTTCCAAAAAAGAGATGGCTTCTTCGAACTGGCCGGTTTCGATGAGCGCTCTGCCTAGAGCATGGTTAATATCGCCGTCACCAAAGTTATAGCGATACGCCACACGGAACATTTCGACAGCCTTAGGCCAATTTTGGATGAGCTCGTAGGACAGGCCGCGCAAATACTCGGAGCGGCCAGGTGGTAGCGCCGATTTGGCTTCGCCGGCTGCTTCAACTAGATCGAAATATGGGCCTGGGATATCCCGCCAGGCAAAGTTGCCGCACGGGTGTTCGGGCAATTCTAGGAGTGCATCATATTCTAAAGCATCGACACCATCGGCAGATTGGTCGTGTACGAGAATATCTGCTTTATGCTTAAGATCTTTGATTAAACTTTCGGGTGTCTTGGGGTCCACAATCAAAATCGAATCTTCGCAGAAGCTCACAACTCGCACTTGGTCAATGTCCGGCCTAAATGGCTTAATCGCGCCTACCACGAGTTCCGGAAACGCTGCAATACTAGCGATTTGATCGCCAACCAAGACGGCAGCGAATAAGTCCCTGTCTTCGTGCAGATAGACGACGCAGTCAAATTTCCGAACGCCCATTTGGCGTTTAGATTCGCGCCAATAGTGTTCGAACAGTTGAGCAGAATCCCCAACGATGGGCCGTAGAGAATCTTCAAAAGCGCATTCTACTGCCCAAACGGATTTGCGATGCTGCTGAATTAACGCGCCAGGCCAGGCTTTTTGAAATCCTAATGAGCGCAGCGAAATTTGAACGGGTTTGCCTAAATACTGCCAATCGACTTCTCTTAAAGGCTCGGACCATTCGGAAATCATTCGGCGCGAAAAGAGTGCAGATTCGAGTGCAGGCTCCCAGGAAATCCCGGTTGGTAAAATGTTTTTCAAAGACTGCAGCAGTTTGAGCCGTTGGTTTACTTTTGCTTTATGGCTTTTGACAGTGGTCTCAATTTCTTGACCAAGCCAAAGGCTTTCGGAGGCAGGTCCTAAGGAATCTTCTTTGGCAAAGAAAATAACTTGCGTGCTATGCGTTGCACGCCACCCCGAATAAGCCGGATGCAGATGTTGGTTCTGGTGAATAATTTCCTGCCAGGTTAGGATTTGAAACCGATTGCTCGGATGCTTTCCTGGCAGAATATTTTGCTGAATTTCTTTGGCAATCTGTTTGGTTTCATGCTCCGAATAATGATAGCTCTCTGGAATTAATAAAATATAAACCCAGTCGCTGAGCATGAAAAATAGAATTGTTTGTTCTTCTTCGACTCGCTCAAAAGCGTCTCTAATTTTTTGCTTTAAAGCCAAAGAAGTTTGCATCGAATTAAGAGTCTAACATGAGACTCTTAGTGTTTTGGCCAAACTCCCAATAAAAAGCGTTCTCCCAGACTAATTGCTCTTGCCCGCTCGGCCATATCCGAAAAGCGAATTTTATCCGCCGGCCTGCTTGCTTTATTTCGAAGGTCATCAAAATCTGCCACTGCTTGCTCCGACTGACCAACTTGAGATTTAGCCAAAGCATAGAGCCTTTTAGATTCCTGTCCGACCCATCCTTCTAAGTTGGTTGGCATCAACAAAAGACCGGTATCGAAGTTTCCAGCTAAGATTTGAAATCGGGAGAGTAGGTACAATGCACTGTCTTTCGACAAATCGTTATCGTTTGCCTTGCCAAGAAAATAGCCTAATTTACCATAGGCGGCACCTGCCGTTAGGACGTCCTCAGGCTTTGCATTAAGAAGTTCAAGACTTGCTTTAGCGTAAGGCGCATCATTGACAAGTGCACTTTTAATGGCCAACTCGCGCTGACGATAGATGGGCAGTTCATCGGTCTTCAAAGCTGCCGTAGGATTTTGGGGAACTGCCTGAACTGTGGAGCCCTTTTCGCAGGTAGCGAGTAAAACAGATTTTTCCGAAAAATCGTTAGCAACGGACGGCAACGCATCAGGTGGTAGAGGCAAATTTTGGAGCTCGAGGCGGTAGGCATTTAAAAAGGAGTCTCTCAAGTTAACTTGCCCCGCCTCTGCTAACCTGCGCACCGCTTTTGCTCGACAAACTTGGGTATGGCACTGCTTATCAATCGTCGAGCCTAACAAAGCAGCCGAAGCGACATAAGCTCTGGAAGATGATTGGGACCAGAACGACCATAAATCAGTTTCCAACAGATTTTCAGGATGCTTTTCAAAGCCCAAGCGATACAGTGCTGCAGCTTGTTCTTTCAGATCCAGGTCATTTTGAAGGCTTAACTCAGGCGTCAAATAAGTCGCTAACCCTTCGGACAAGCCTAAGTTCGGCAAGACGCCAAAAACGCCAGGCAGGCCCCAGAGTGTGCCGCCAATCTCTCCGATCAATACATGGGCGATTTCGTGGCCTAAAGTTGGGTGAGGTATTTGCGAATGCGTAATATGAATCTGCCGGTGCGCAGGCAGTGTAAAGTGCACATGCTTTGCGCCCGTGTGATGCGCCAAAGAATCCATCGAATCATATAACCAGATATCTATCGAGCGGTGCGTTTCGATGCCTGTTCGCTGCTTTAATCGCTCGAGCCAAAAGCTTGCTTCCTGCAAAATGCCCTGCGCATGATCTTCGCCTACAGAGGCCAAGCGGGTATGCAGCGTAATTGGTCCGCGCACCAAGACATCGGGATAATCCTTTTTACGCTCACGCAATGAAGGCGAGATTAAAGCAGAGCTCTTAACTTGCACCACCAAGGCCGAAGCACCTAAAAAGAAAACCAGCCAAAACTGCGTTGCATGTTTTTTCCAAGGCATTCCCAAAACAAACAAAGCCGCCGCATAAAGCAGCGCGCTCATGCGATAAGCGACCAACGTAGGAGGAAGTTCCTGGCCCTTGAGCAAATCTCCAGCAAGCAAAAACCAATACGGGTCGTAAAAGCGCATCGATGGATTTGACCACCAGAGGGCTAGATGAAAGCCGGTATAGAGGGCCCAAATAGCCAGTCCTAAAACAACCGCAAAATGGAGTCTGCCGACCAGTCGTCCGAGCCAAACGCCCGTAACCAAACTCAAACAAAGCTGCGGCACTAAAATGGCGACAAAAGGCAAAATGCCTGATGACGGGCTGCAACTTTGAAAGCTCCAAGAATGAATTAAAATCGTCAAGAAATAACCAAGGACCGCAAAAAACACCCAGGTACCTTCACGGTAAACGTCATTAACGAAACCTTTATTGCTTCTTAATGCACCGCGGCAAATGCCAGCAATGTAGCAAAGAGGCGCTAAAAAGATGCCTAAGAAAAGAGCCGCTTCTCCGGTTGGCGTGCTTAAAAGTGGTGAGGACCAAGCAAATATCAATGCCGCAATTGATGCAAGCACCAAGAGCATGGACGCAGTCGACGGAAATCTATTCTTTTTCAGGTTCATTATCTCATTAAAGTTACCGTTTTTTATTTTTCTTACGGGCTAGCTTTTCTCTCCTTCTTTTATCCTTTCGGTCTGGTGATGGTTTTGGCATCGAAAAACCTGGGCTTGGTGCCATACTACGCATACCCATCGCAGGATTCAAGCCTGGCATTTTGCCTAAATTGCCCATCATATCTTTCATCATCTGAAACTGTTTCAAAAGCGCGTCTACCTCTACTTCGGTTCGCCCGGATCCAAGTGCAATCCGCTTTCGGCGGGATTTAAACTTAGCAATGACTTCCGGTTGCTTGCGTTCTCGAGGGGTCATGGACAGAATCATGGATTCAATCTTGCGCATCTGCCCTTCCCCATCGGCCGCTTTAATTTGAGCGCCCATTTGACCCATCCCAGGCAGCTTTTCCATTAGGCCGGCCAATGGTCCCATTTTGCGCAGCATTCGGATTTGATTTAGAAAATCTTGCAGTGAAAATTGGCCTTTGAGCATGCGTTCGGCATCTTTTTCAGCTTGGACTTTATCTACATGCTCTTCAAAATCCTGCACCAAAGACGCGATATCGCCCATGCCTAGGATCCGACTGGCCAAGCCTTCAGGTCTGAACTCTTCTAAATTAGCGGCCTTTTCGCCGGTTCCTAAAAACTTAATCGGCTTTTTGGTGATGGCCTTAATGGACAAGGCCGCGCCGCCGCGTGCATCACCGTCCAACTTGGTGAGAATAAAGCCGTCAATTTCCAGGCGGCGGTTAAATTCAAATGCCGTGGTCACCGAATCTTGACCAATCATGGCATCGACAACCAGCAAGATCTGATCCGGCTTCGCCAGATTTTTAATAGATTCAAGCTCACGCATCAACGTGTCATCTATGGCCAAGCGACCTGCGGTATCGAATATGACCAGATCGCAGCCCAGCTCACGCGCCCTTGCAAAGGCGTTTGCGCATAATTGCGGGGGCGCCAGCGCGGCATCGGCATACACTGGCACACTCATCTCGGCGCCCAAAATCTCAAGCTGTCTGACAGCGGCGGGCCGATAAATGTCTGCAGCCACCAACAACGGTTTGCGCGATTTCTTTTTAAAATAGGCAGCCAACTTGGCAGTGGTAGTTGTTTTTCCTGCACCTTGAAGACCAACCATCATGATGCTGCCAATAGGTTTGGACAGCTCCACGCTGGTGCTTTCGGGGCCCATCAAATTTACCAGTTCATCTTGGCAAATTTTAATAAAATGCTGAGCGGGGCTGACTTTGCGCTTTTGAAAAGCGGTGGTGACTTCTTTGCCTAGAGACTTCTCTTTCACCGCAGCCAAAAATTGTTCGATGACATCAATATTGACGTCTGCTTCCAAAAGAGAATCTCGAACTTCACTTAGCGCCGTGTTGATATTACTTTCTGTCAGGACAGCTTGCCCATTTAGAAAATTTCTGGCATTTCGAAAACCTTTAGATAACGTATCAAGCATGTTCGCCTTCTTAGCTTGGCGTTTGCTAAAAGCCAAATACCTGTTGTAGGTTTTAAAGATGCTGAAGAGTGAATTGATCGAACGATTAGGAGATGAATCAAAAGGCATCTCCGGAGAAGACATAGAAACCGTGGTCAAAACTATTTTTGACACCATGAGTGAAGCTTTATGCCAGCATCACCGTATTGAAATACGAGGTTTCGGATCTTTTTCCGCTAAAAAACGCCGTTCCAGAAACGCACATAACCCTAAGACGGGCGTCAAAGTAACGGTGCCAGAAAAATGGGTGCCCTTCTTTGTGCCCGGTAAAGAGCTCCGCGAGCGCGCCAACAATGCCTAGGGCTTCCGCGATTATCATTGGCAATGAGATCTTAAATGGCAAAGTTCAAGACGCCAACACTCAAACCCTTGCGCGGGTGCTCTTTGAGTGCGGCGTTGCCTTAAAATGTGTCGAGACCATCCCTGATCATACTGAAACCATCGTGGAGACTGTCAGAAAGCATAGCGCGACTTACGATTTGGTTTTTACTTCAGGCGGTATCGGGCCCACCCATGATGACATCACCTACGATGGCGTTGCGAAAGCTTTTGGTCAAAATCTCGCCTTGCATGCTGAAACCGTTCGTCGCTACAGAGAGTTTCACGGCAAAGAGCCCAATGAGGCAAGAAAGC
This sequence is a window from Myxococcota bacterium. Protein-coding genes within it:
- the rfbB gene encoding dTDP-glucose 4,6-dehydratase, whose translation is MSSVLLVSGAAGFIGSFFVEVAIAAGYRVIILDSLTYAGKLENLEAVLASTQAELVIGNICNGELVTRLLTTNNIDALINFAAESHVDRSIENSAQFIQTNIIGTYTLLEAALTHFQSNPNFRFIQISTDEVYGELGPTGKFNEETPERPNSPYSASKAAGDMLANAWFHTYGLPVITTHCSNNYGPRQDSEKLIPHLVRCALEGKNLPVYGDGTHVRDWIHVEDHCDGIMLALEKGAPGQNYCFGGDAERTSLQIAEFVCDTMGVDKSRIEFIADRRGHDRRYAIDDSKAQRELGFKRKHEFEQSLKETIHWYVEQYNSVLVP
- the rfbA gene encoding glucose-1-phosphate thymidylyltransferase RfbA, translated to MGWKGIILAGGQGTRLHPLTQVISKHLLPVYDKPMIYYPLSVLMLADIRDILIISTERDLPSYQQLLGSGAHVGLNITYATQDRPEGIAQAFLIGAEFIGQDSVSLILGDNIFFGQGISDHLKRARNRTKGATVFAYQVNNPTAFGVVQLDKAGKAISIEEKPAQPKSDLAVTGLYFYDSQVVQIARSLKASPRGELEISDLNRVYLQQNELYVEMLGRGFAWLDSGTHDSLLDASNFVATLERRQAFKMACLEEIAWRRGWLTDEDILKRAEELGPKNEYANYLTKLLLI
- a CDS encoding EamA family transporter, coding for MDPYFGALLLSNILSLGGSYVMKCASLKGQSFFSPMVFSSISLLGVSYIVYYWCLQKIPLSFAQPFSAAFVIGGITFVSWYFLAEKISLFGLAGLFLILIGIILINI
- a CDS encoding integration host factor subunit beta, coding for MLKSELIERLGDESKGISGEDIETVVKTIFDTMSEALCQHHRIEIRGFGSFSAKKRRSRNAHNPKTGVKVTVPEKWVPFFVPGKELRERANNA
- a CDS encoding EamA family transporter, with the translated sequence MAPRFFLLSAIFLWATAFVGIRVALTDFSPGALALFRFLVAGICLVPPYLRVKNKSRIGLRELGLLVLIGPIGMGCYSVLLNQSELQITAGIASLVVSLTPVLSSLMAITWLKEKPSTGMFLGILLSCLGLLLIAFENITDFEYNWAIFLVVLAVVCGAIQSVSQKVLLKNWTALELVSFAMWLTLLALTPYTLDLVHEIHTASYFTIIACIYLGIVPAFLAQWLWSHGLSKVPLIHANSYLFTMPLITALIGWLALGEKPGLFGVLGGLVALLGAFVSVRQRSMPREDLEYIDSPG
- the ffh gene encoding signal recognition particle protein translates to MLDTLSKGFRNARNFLNGQAVLTESNINTALSEVRDSLLEADVNIDVIEQFLAAVKEKSLGKEVTTAFQKRKVSPAQHFIKICQDELVNLMGPESTSVELSKPIGSIMMVGLQGAGKTTTTAKLAAYFKKKSRKPLLVAADIYRPAAVRQLEILGAEMSVPVYADAALAPPQLCANAFARARELGCDLVIFDTAGRLAIDDTLMRELESIKNLAKPDQILLVVDAMIGQDSVTTAFEFNRRLEIDGFILTKLDGDARGGAALSIKAITKKPIKFLGTGEKAANLEEFRPEGLASRILGMGDIASLVQDFEEHVDKVQAEKDAERMLKGQFSLQDFLNQIRMLRKMGPLAGLMEKLPGMGQMGAQIKAADGEGQMRKIESMILSMTPRERKQPEVIAKFKSRRKRIALGSGRTEVEVDALLKQFQMMKDMMGNLGKMPGLNPAMGMRSMAPSPGFSMPKPSPDRKDKRRREKLARKKNKKR
- a CDS encoding methyltransferase domain-containing protein; translation: MLQLDKNGVWVGKEDLSISYPDSSNDECLKIEDLSFWFRHRNEVISSVIRQFPFENGFADIGGGNGYQLQQIARSFPERDSFLIEPGYQGCLNARSRGISNVYNMFFQNFDFSANRVGGIGLFDVIEHVDDDVQFMTQLRNHIPRGAYVYFTVPAYQFLWSDVDSAAGHFRRHTTKTMKKLAKQAGFNWLWSSYFFSYAILPLFLLRSMPYHFGRRRPVIEVTRSESENHQAGLIAQRVLNGINAAELLFINRGLKIPVGSSLIGVLQS
- a CDS encoding tetratricopeptide repeat protein, which codes for MQTSLALKQKIRDAFERVEEEQTILFFMLSDWVYILLIPESYHYSEHETKQIAKEIQQNILPGKHPSNRFQILTWQEIIHQNQHLHPAYSGWRATHSTQVIFFAKEDSLGPASESLWLGQEIETTVKSHKAKVNQRLKLLQSLKNILPTGISWEPALESALFSRRMISEWSEPLREVDWQYLGKPVQISLRSLGFQKAWPGALIQQHRKSVWAVECAFEDSLRPIVGDSAQLFEHYWRESKRQMGVRKFDCVVYLHEDRDLFAAVLVGDQIASIAAFPELVVGAIKPFRPDIDQVRVVSFCEDSILIVDPKTPESLIKDLKHKADILVHDQSADGVDALEYDALLELPEHPCGNFAWRDIPGPYFDLVEAAGEAKSALPPGRSEYLRGLSYELIQNWPKAVEMFRVAYRYNFGDGDINHALGRALIETGQFEEAISFLEKAMRLLPDDPDIANGLGIAHLECGHQDVAIIALEKAVALSPDDAQFLSNLGRCYFSSKRFKEAESVLQKALTFSPNFSEAHATLAQIRWRLGDLPTARKHARKAFAANPGSQYTQDLLWALTVDER